GATTACGATTTCGATCATCATCAAGACGAAATCACAGAGATCTACAGGTATTGAGTCTGGCGGTTTAAAGATTCTgtattgtttctcttttaaggAGAATGGGGAAGTACAAAGGCGATATGGAGAGTTGTGATTTCTAGTGTTTATGATAATAAAATTCCATGGAGAAGATTGGGAACGAGATTTCACAAAGAATATCAGTTGGAGATATATGGAATTAAAGGGGATCAACCTTGGCTCGGGTATTTGGAAAGTGGGATTTATTATAAAGGGGATATTGGGTCTCTGTTTTATTGGAACTCATCGAATCAATCTTGTACGTTTTTCTACAGAACAAAACAAGGTCTTTCTCTCATTTTGTTCATCATGACACAGGGGCAACTAGTGGGTAACGGTGGGGATATGAAAGAAGGAGAGAGTGCTCGAAAAAGATTGAAGATTACGGTGCCTCACTTCGACAACTCGGCGCTCATCAAGACCTACTCCAAAACTCTGATTGGAAGGTGTATGAATCCTCCGGAGCAAGATATGAAGGCTTTGATCCAGAATGTACCTAAGATATGGAAGTTGGAGGATCGGGTGATTGGGACAGACTTGGGGTTTGGCAAGTttcaatttgattttgaaaCGGAGAATGATATTGATGCGGTCATGAAGCTTCAGCCTTATCATTTTGAATACTGGATGCTTGCTTTGGCGCGGTGGCAACCAAAGAAGAATCAACTATTCCCATCCGAAATCACTTTTTGGGTTCGAGTGATTGGTGTTCCAATGGAGTTCAGGACGACCCCAACTTTTGAAAGCCTCGGCGAGGCACTTGGAAGATTAGTAGCAGTGGATGTGGAACATTGTCGAGTTCAAGTGGTGGTGGATGCGTTTCAAGAGTTATGCTTTGAAACCACTTTGGACTTCAAAGGGGGTGAGTTCTACGATGGCGAGGAAGTAAAGACCTCTTTGAGGTATGAGAAACTGTTCGGGTACTGTGATGTTTGTTCGAGTCTCTGTCATAAAGAGGAGCTATGTCCTCTGTCAAAGAAGACTGTCGCGATGGCGAGTCCAGAGAAGAGAAGGAAAGATAGAGAAGGGAACGGGGGTTGGTATGATGGGGGGAAGCATGACGATCGAGCACGGAGCTATAAGGGGGTAGTCATCAATGGAGCTCCGAAACAACAATACAAAGAGCGAGATGGCCGCGACTACCATGGGAAGGGCAAGGGCAAGATGACTGATGAGGCTGACTTGAAATGGGTTAAGGCGGCTGATAGAGGAAACAAGGGATCCTCTAATGGCCACAAAGGCTACCGCGGAGATGGCGAGGGCTCGAGATACAGAAGTTCACGGAGAGATGAGACTAAGGTTGATACTCAAGAGGGCCATGGTAGGACTTTATCAGGACACACAGGGGCTCAGCAGGTTCATGGTACAGTAAGGAGTGAGGCGAAGGAAGATGGAGAGATTAGGGATCCTGTGGTGATCGACAAAATACTTCCCTCTCAAGAATTCCATGAACAACTTGTTAAGACTCAGACGTTGGGAACAGAAGCTATCTCAGATCTTATGGAGGTGGAGAAGGGGCTCCAAATGATTCAGGGTTTGGTGGAGAAACAACCGGTTTTGGAGGATGATAAGGTGATGAATATGGATGAGTTTCGAGCTGTCTTTTTGGAGCATGGAATTGATTTGGATGCGGCAGATAGCTTACCAGACGTTTCTGATAGTGAGCTGGAGGAGATGATGAAGGAACAGGAGGAGGGTGATAACACCCAGAGGGAGCTGGAGATAGGCACTAACGCTGAGAAGAAGGAGCAGGTTGATGAAGTAACAGGGAAGAAGCATGCTTCTCGCAAGAGACTGCTTAAGGCCTCATTGGGTACCGCAGTGAGCACGAAGATGAGGATTGCGTCTGCGCTTGCTTCGCCGCGGAAACGAGCTCCGACCAAGATAGGCACACGCCATGGAGATAACGTCAAGCAGTAGGAGAGCAAGGGACCCTCAATCCCGAAGAGTGGAATGCCAAAACATAGGTTTTATGAATCAAGTTTTCTCTGTTGTTTTAAGTGGGCGGGGTTTTAATTTTCGTATTGggttttacttttttaaaataagttcTATGAGCAAGTATGGTGTAGTTGGTTCAAATGGTAGCACGGTTTCTTTTTGCGGTTTGGGTTTAAGGTGTCCTCTTTGTCCTTTTAATCTTGTTATGTGGTTTGGGAATAAAAAGGAACTTTCATGGATTCAACATTGGGTTCATCTTAGATGGTTTTCCGTGGTTAATCTACAGGTATCTCTTGGTATAATGGTGCTAGGTGGATTCTCTGGCGATGACTTTTGGAATGTATGGGAGAGTTGGATTAGATCTAGTACACATAATGTCACTAATAATTGGTTTTTTCTTACCATTATCTTGGTCGGGTGTGTAAAGCCAAATTGGCTAGGTAATGGGTTGGTATTAGTGGCTTTGAATGTAAAGGGTGTGGCCCAAAAGCAGTATGAACAAATGCTTGCGATTTTGGTTCTTATGGCCACAGtagctatttttttaaataagattcATTATAAGGATTCTACGGGGAGAATTAGTAGGGGAGATTCGAggaataattattataatttgcaTTGCCTTGGATATGTGGATATATTTGAACTGCAATGGATTAGATTCTTTATGACATGGACTTGTCTTAATAGATTTCCTCGATTGATTTCGAGATCATGGTTATCGAGAATGAGACTGAACTCGGGTGTTTCAAGGGGGCCTTTGTTATTAAATCACAGTTATAATAATAATGGTTATCGGAATGTGGCATTACGTCAAGGTGTGATGGAACTATATAGGGGTTTTGTATGTGTTGAATGTGTAACAATTGCTCTGGTATGGTGGTTATGGAATGTTGGCGTTTTCCGGTCTTTGGGTGACCTCAAGCCTGAATCCTCTAGCTCGCATGagcaatataaaaatatttttttatgaaaatactaAGTTGGAATTGCAGAGGACTTGGAAGTCACTGGACCATAAGTTATCTTAAGGAAATACGGCATAAGCATAaaccagattttttatttttgtcagaGACGAAACAGGAGTTTGAATTTGTTCAAAAATTTCAGGCTCACTTTGGATATGATAGCTTGGTTACTGTGGATCCAAGCGGGAGAAGTGGTGGTTTGGCTCTTTACTATAACAATGAATATcaagtaaaaatattatactctAGTAATAGAATGATTGACATAGAAGCGGTGTCTAATGGGAAACAAGTCTTTCTTACTTTCGTTTATGGAGATCCGGTTCAAAAGCTAAGAGAACAGGTATGGGAACGCTTAACTCGATACGGATTAGCACGATCTGAAACCTGGTTTATTATTGGCGATCTAAATGAGATTACTGGGAATCATGAAAAGGATGGGGGGTCTCTATGGAGTGTAGCTTCTTTTATcccttttaataatatgataaggAATAGTGGTTTATTGGAATTTCCGGCTCGGGGAAATAAGATGTCATGGCAAGGTCGGAGAGGTAAAGGGAAAGGAGCATTTACGGTTAGATGTCGACTGGATAGAGCTTTGGCTAATGAGGAATGGCATACTCTTTTTCCATATTCTTATACAGAATATTTGAGATTGGTGGGATCGGATCATCGACCTGTGGTAGCCTTTTTGGAAGAAAAAGTACCAGGAAGGAAAAGAGGACAGTTTAGGTTTGATAAACGATGGATTGGTCAAGAATGGCTTATGGAATCAATAGTATCAGGATGGACAGAAAATCAGGAAGGCCGTTCAGAGGATTTCATCACAAAGATTGGTAATTGTCGTCATGAAATTTCATAATGGCGGAAAAATAATCAACCATATGGGAAGGACAAAATTCAGAATCTCCAAAATGCGTTGGAAGAAGTACAAACTGATAATAATAGGTCACAAGAGGATATTATTGAGATATCTAGGAAATTACAAGAGGCCTATAAGGATGAAGAGGAATATTGGCATCAGAAGAGTAGaaatatgtggtattcatctgGGGACCTAAATACTAAGTTTTACCACGCTCTGACAAAGCAACGTCGGGTCAGAAACAAAATAGTAGGCCTCCATGATGAAGCGGGTAATTGGGTCACTGAAGAGAACAGTGCTGAGAAGGTGGTAGTAGATTACTTTGAGGATTTGTTTAGATCAACAAACCCAAGGGAGTTTGATAGTTTTTTGGAGGAGATAGGTCCATCTATTTCCCCTCAGATGAATCAAATGTTACTGCGAAGAGCAACGGAGGAAGAAGTTCGACAAGCGttatttatgatgcatccgGAGAAAGCGCCTGGCCCAGATGGAATGACAGCCCTTTTTTTCCAGCATTCCTGGAATGTCATTAAGAAGGATGTGGTTGAGTTGGTCAATAATTTTTTGATTACAGGTGATATGGATTCACGGTTGAACATAACAaatatttgtatgattccaAAGATAGAGAGACCATCAAGGATGACGGAACTACGACCGATAAGCCTATGCAATGTAGGTTATAAGATCATTTCGAAGGTTCTGTGtcaaagattaaaaaattgTCTTCCCCAGCTAATTTCGGAGACacaatcggcttttgtggcaggaaggttaatatcggataatattcttattgcgcaggagatgtttcatggtttgCGAACCAACAAATCCTGTCAATATAAGTTTATGGCAATTAAAACGGATAAGAGTAAGACATATGATCGGATAGAGTGGAATTTTATAGAGGCCCTTCTTAATAAAATGGAATTTGATGCACATTGGGTTAAGTTAATGTGTGAGTGTATATCTTCAGTTCAATATAGAGTTTTACTCAACGGGCAGCCGCGTGGTCTCACTATACCTCAACGAGGATTACGTCAAGGGGACCCATTAtccccttatttatttattatgtgtacaGAGGCTTTAATAAGGAATATAAAAAAGGCGGAGCGGGAGAAACAATTGACCGGTATGAAGGTAGCTAGAGTGTGTCCAGAGGTGTCTCATCTgttatttgcagatgatagttTGTTCTTTTGTAAGGCAAACAAATATGAATGTCAAACTATTCTCAGGATATTAAAGGATTATGAGGCTGTATCCGGATAACAAATAAATTTCCAGAAATCCTCAAtccaatttggacataagattgaggAATCAAGCAGTCAGGAATTGCGAGACATATTGGGGATTCAGAATTTaggaggaatgggatcttaTTTAGGTTTACCGGAAAGTCTAGGAGGATCGAAGGTTcaagtgtttggttttgtaCAAGATCGTCTCAATAACAGGGTGAATGGTTggacttttagattttttaccaAAGGGGGAAAAGAGGTAATTATCAAGTCGGTGATAACTGCGCTaccaaaccatgtgatgtcGGTGTACAGATTACCGAAAGCTATAGTGAAGAAACTAACGAGTGCAGTagctcagttttggtggagcccaGGAGGAAGTACAAGGGGAatgcactggaaatcatgggataaattatGTGAACATAAGGATAATGGTGGACTAGGTTTTAaagatttaaatgattttaacacggtaatgcttggaaagcaattgTGGAGGCTGATAGAGAAACCAAACTCTCTTTTCTCTCGAGTTTTTAAAggacggtattacaggaatgcttcacccctggaaccgattcgctcATACTCCCCGTCGTATGGATGGAGGAGTATCATctcagctagatctctggtttgtaaaggaccAATTAAAAGGGTGGGCACAGGGTCATCtatttcagtatggaatgatccttggctcccatccactcgcccgagactaGCTAACAAAAACCTTCATAATAGTTACCTggaccttacagtggattcCCTTATTCATCAGGACTCCCGCACTTGGAATTTACAGGCACTTAGGACTTTGGTGGAACCCAACAATGCGAAATTGATTGAGAGTATTCCTCTGAGTAGAAATCAAATGGAAGACAGGAATGGTTGGCATTTCACTAATAATGGGAGATATACGATACAATCAGGGTATCATGTCGAAAGGATATatccatataaggaaaaaccaccGGAGTTTTATGGCCCTAATGTGGATATTCTCAAGGCATTCTGCTGGAAAGTGAAATGCCCTCCAAAGAGTTTTATGGCAGTTGCTGACAGGTTGTATAGCAGTGACAAAGAATttaaaatcaaggggaataaaAGGAGATACAGTTTGTGCATGGTGTGGAGACCCagaggaatcaataaatcatgcTTTCTTCGAGTGTCCTCCGGCACGTCAAGTGTGGCCACTATCAAAGATTCCATCAAACCCGACATTATTCCCTATTGGTTCTCTATTCGCTAATATGGATCACTTATTTTGGAGAATCAACCCGAAAATGGAGggtcatcagtttgcatggatattatggtacatttggaaggatAGGAATAATAAGGTTTTCAGTAATATAGATACGGATCCGAGGGAGACGCTTAAATTAGCAGAATTGGAATCCACACTTTGGGCAGAGGCACAGATGATCAATAATTCAAGGGTGGCGCCTGAAGTACAGATCCAATCACATTTAGGGAACGCAGGACGATGGTGTTTCACGgatggttcttggaaagataaAGATTCTTTCACAGGACAAGGATGGTTCAGTACCATTCCGGGGTTTGAAGGTTTActaggggcaaggaatgtaagggcaagtctctcacctcttcatgcggagatggaggcattaatctgggcaatggaatgtatgaaaaacttGCGACAGTACGGGgtcacgtttgcaacggattgttcccaactggtgaagatggtttcagaactagagaaatggccagcatttgaaagttaCCAGGAGGATATTAAgcttttgagaagaagcttcACCAACTAGGATATTGTTCATGTTCCTAGGACGAATAATACAATGGCGGATCGCTTGGCACGCAGTGCTCGGATACAACCGTCGTTCGTCgtacacatggatgcagagttgccagtttggtttacagagtccaCATGAGTTTGTAGATActtttgttgtcaaaaaaaaaaaaagtttatgagATTAATTGTTGTTTTATCAGTAAAGAGTATTATAGTAATTAGTAGGTAGGAATGAATGCAATAagtaaatatgatatttttgtaTTTCACTTTTTTACGTCCATATATCTggtattttttctttatattgtattgaacataatatgttttttatttcttaatggttttattatatttaattgttgTAAGAGttcgtttatattttttttaacttacttCAAGAAAGTTTCCGGAATAATAATTGGGGATTCTGTATGTACCCGAGGtagttttgtttttcaaataagACACCTTATATGTgaaaaaatgaaatactttaatttagtaaaacggTAAAAGAAATTCAAACAAAGCAAGAGCAGAAATCTTAATAAAAACTGAAACAGAAATTCAAAGAAGAAAACGGGAATGATAGCAGTAGATGGGCTTGACTCTGAAGCTCCCATCAAATAAAGTCAATAAACTTCAGCACTTGCTTGTAGCGAAAGCAACGCTTGCACCGAGTATCCAGATCATTGACGTGGCACCTTTTGGAGGGTTTAAGGAGCAGCATGTTTCGGACATATCGCTTCTTCATGGAAATGTCAAAATGGCGCAGAGATCTCCTAATCCTCCTCCAGCAACGATCAACTTGTTGTTTGTTGTCCCTCCAGCCTAGAGTAGCCATGTACCGTTTCCCTTCTTTCAGGTTTCCTCTGGACAGCATAAGCAGACCATACATGTACGTAGCGTTTGCGTAATCTCCATCAGCGGAACTGCGAAGGTGGAATAGTCCTTTGGCAGTGTTCCCAAAGTGAAAATACTCCTTCAAGCCCTCGATATAGTGGGCTTCAGGATTATTTTCCTTCAGGCACATCTCCATTAGGGCAGTATGGTCTTCGAGCGTATTGAGAGGATGGTCCGAGAAGTAGCCAAGGTCAAGATTTTTGAAAGACGATGGTGATGCTGCTCCTGGAACGGCATTGTACGACAGCGATGAGTTTTCGGCATTTTCATGTTGGGTTGACACAGCCAAAGGTGGGATTGTTTCGGGGGATTGGTTGGTTTCGTCAGGGAAGACGATGTAGTCATCTTGTGGGGAAGCCATGGCTTTGTGTTTATTTCTGAGTTTGTATATTTTGGGAGACAAGCTTCggtgttatatatatttttgggatGCTTATAACAAAGATCTCGTGAGTTAAATGTATATCGTGTGTTTTAAAAGAGGGTCTGATCTTACTGCGTAGTTATAGGGATTTGATTTAGGCATGATTTGCTCTGTCAGTGATTTTTGTGTGAATTCTAAGGTTATGTGTAATTTTTATGATTAGAgtttataaatcaataattagCGGTCCTCACTTGTCGGACTTTATTCTAATTTATCCTACTACCTCGTACAAAAGTTCTAATATGCACCACttataaaaagtattttctttttggttttcttttaagTCGAAAACACATCTAAATACGATAAACCCCTTAGTGAATCTTCAGAATTACCAACCCAATCACAATACTACCGGGTTATCTACCCAGATCCGATTCAAATGGattttttcctaaaatttaattaaaaatatatattttcctttttcatctctctctcccATTGTCTCGTCGTCTTCTTTCTCCTTCacaattttttcttcttctgattttttcttctttctctgatTTGTACAGCAGAGTATTTTATCCTTCGTATTTGATCACATTCTCGTTGGAGAATTCATTCAGTATGGATTTTCGTACTATCTTCTCATTGGGTAGCGACAGTTTGGTGTTAGTTTATCTAGGGATTGGTTCGGGTTGATTTGGTTTGAAACTACGTCGACCTTGGAAACTACATGGGAATTGTATGCTTCGATTTGGAGGAAGATGAGAGATTTGTTGTTGCTTTATATGTAAATGaatcagagagagagataaagtcCTATGTGGGCATACATATTTGTCTTCATAGTGTTGGCCAGTGACCATAGGACTGATAATGGTTGGATGGCTGCGCTTTTGTGCGTTGAGAGATTGAAGACGCTGATAATCTTGTCTTGTAGGAAGAGGGATCCTTGTCCTGGACCGAAGAAGTTGCTGGGTTCTTGTCCGGCTCTCGAGAGTTTACAACTCAAAAGGTTTGTTACCATGTTCGCTTGGTGTGTTTAGGATGTTCTACTTCTTCTTAGAGTCAGACAGCACGCCATTTTTCTCATCCGCTGCGTTTTCTTTCCACTCTTCCTCTGCACTCTCTTCATTCAGATCATCAGCAGTGTTGAGTGGGCCTTTTGTATTCTGATCCTGCTGTTTACTGAACCTGATTAGGTAAACATTACATGGTCCGTTAAAGTCAATCTGGGTTTAATTTTGGAGAGTGTACACAAGTCGtttttgtgtgtgtgaatgATAATTTGATATTTCCATTTGGCAAAGATACAAACTTTTAGATTTGGTATAGAAGAATAGATAGAGAAAAGGCAATGGGTGTATGTTGGTTCAGTAAGCCAATGTTCTTTGTGAAGTCTgtgatttagattttttgttcAGTGGTGCTCTGTTATTTTCGTGTGATTCAGTGACTGCTACGTTTCATTTCGAGTATGTTACTGATCGTGAGGAAAGCTTTGGCCTTTATGTTACTATTTGTTCTAATTATGAAAGATGAAGACTTTATGTTATCACTCTCATATGAATAGTTTAAGCTTTTGTGTCTAAAATCGTCTTGTTTTGTCTGTTTGTACTAATAACTTTCAATGGTGTTCTGTTTTTTCATGTGATTCAGTGACTGTTATACCAATCAACAATGAGCGGAGAAAAGAAGCAAATTAATCAAGAAGCAAGACTTGATACAAATGGTCATCCACGGAATGGTTACACGTCTGTCCACGAGTTCAAGGTCTAAGAAAGCtgaagaaaagtaaaaaaaattgatatatagAAGAGCGAAAAAGCAAGACTATTGTTCTGAACTTGTCTAAATGTAACTTAAATTTTGGACGTTCGATGTTTGTTGTTTAAAACGTCTTGGTTTAGACTATTAGAATATTAGGTATTAATGTGTAAAACGAAAATATTTGGATAATTGAGTTTTTTAGgtgttattaaaaaaactattttttttagaaaattagtGTTTTCAATTATTCATCTTAATATGGTTTTTCCATTAGTATAGAAGCATAATGATGTTTTCTATAGAAATGAAAAGTTTTCTATCAACTTGAGAAATAAAGAGTTTTTATGTCTAATTTGACAACACATATGTAAAATTTGACAACACTATTGCTTGTGTTGTTGCAGGATTGGACTACTAGAATACTAGGTATTATTGTGtgctaaaaacaaaaatttgaacTTAGTATTATtactaagaaaacaaaaaaatttggatttgtCTAAAGCGTGTCaaaaaatttcaacaaaaaaaatatatctaaaacgtgttaaaaaaaaaaataatacatatctGAAAATTTACACTTAGTAGTACACAAGATAGTAGTAATATTTTCTTCTTCGTAGTAATACTTTGGCAAAATACAACATTTTTTAGTAATACAAtatcaaaaaatcaaatttattagtaataCTAATGCATTTAGACAGTTTTAGATTGTATATAACACATTTCtagaaaaaaagtttcaaaaaatatgtattttctgTTATTCATCTCATTATGACATTCTCATCAAGACATTAGTATGGAAATATAAGGATGTTTTCTATGGAAATGGAAAATTTTCTATCAACTTGAGAAATTAAGAGTATCTTATGTCTAATTTGgcaaataaacacatatatggaCATATTATCACGTAATATATGATATACATCttctaaaaataaacaataagacAAAAATTAATGTTCTTATAAACATGAATAATACATAGTAATTTAAGGTATTTTAAGGTAGTTCAAGGTAGTTCACAATAGTACATAGTAGTTCATATTAGTAGTACTAGTAATTCTAGTAATTCttagaaattttcattttcatcgaTTTAATCCTTTTTAACCGACCACGA
The window above is part of the Brassica napus cultivar Da-Ae chromosome C3, Da-Ae, whole genome shotgun sequence genome. Proteins encoded here:
- the LOC125584466 gene encoding uncharacterized protein LOC125584466, whose protein sequence is MTQGQLVGNGGDMKEGESARKRLKITVPHFDNSALIKTYSKTLIGRCMNPPEQDMKALIQNVPKIWKLEDRVIGTDLGFGKFQFDFETENDIDAVMKLQPYHFEYWMLALARWQPKKNQLFPSEITFWVRVIGVPMEFRTTPTFESLGEALGRLVAVDVEHCRVQVVVDAFQELCFETTLDFKGGEFYDGEEVKTSLRYEKLFGYCDVCSSLCHKEELCPLSKKTVAMASPEKRRKDREGNGGWYDGGKHDDRARSYKGVVINGAPKQQYKERDGRDYHGKGKGKMTDEADLKWVKAADRGNKGSSNGHKGYRGDGEGSRYRSSRRDETKVDTQEGHGRTLSGHTGAQQVHGTVRSEAKEDGEIRDPVVIDKILPSQEFHEQLVKTQTLGTEAISDLMEVEKGLQMIQGLVEKQPVLEDDKVMNMDEFRAVFLEHGIDLDAADSLPDVSDSELEEMMKEQEEGDNTQRELEIGTNAEKKEQVDEVTGKKHASRKRLLKASLGTAVSTKMRIASALASPRKRAPTKIGTRHGDNVKQ